The window AAGTTGTTAACTCGAATTTGCAGTTCCAAGTCCGGCGAAGTCATTGTTTGGACGGGAACATTGCCGGCGCGAAGGGCGACGCCTTGCGGGGTGAGTGCCATCAGGTTGCCAACCACGGTCACGGGGCCGGTTGGAGGTCCCGCGTTGCCACGTTGCGGTGGTTTGCTTGGATGAACGCCAGGCTGATAGTTTTCTCGCTCACGGCCTTTGAGTAGCTTCGCATTGACCGGCGCGAAAAGCTCAAGCTTGCTAACCGGCTCCATCGGAGCACCGTTCGGTCCGAGGTTGGCTTTGAAGCGAACTAGCATGCCGGGACGCAAATAGGCTGGCAAGGCTTTCGCGGTGAAGGTCAGCTGCGAGACCGAATCGGGAGTTTGCACCATCACTTCGGTGCCGTCTTCCCGTTCGATTGTCAGAATCATGCCGCGAGAAGCGACCAATTTTCCTTTGAATGAGGTGATCTCGCTGGCTGCATCGAGAGCGGGCCTGTTGCCAAATCCTTGTGCTGACGAGTCCGCAGGCGTGATGAGTAGCAATCCGAAGAAGACCACCAGGCCGCCAACGATTCGTTGAACGGCCGGTCGGGAAGCAGCGATGATCTCAAGCAGCGACATGGGTTGCCTCAGGTGGGAAGGAGGGAACCCAAATTATAACTATTCGTCGTCGGCACGCATGAAAGGCGTCAGGACGAGCGAGTAGTCGCAGAATTCGTCGGCGTTAAAGTACAGGTCCAGTTCTCGCTGGGCTGATTCTTCACTGTCGCTGGCGTGAACCAAGTTCATTTGACGGCTGCTGCTGTAGTCACCTCGCAGGGTGCCAGGCGCGGCTTGCAAACCGTTGGTGGCGCCGAGCATGTCGCGGACGACGCGAATGACTTCCAGGCCTTCCAGAGCGATCGCCACGACAGGAGCCGAGGTGATGAACTCTTCCAGCGAGGGGTAAAACGGTTTTTCGACGTGTTCGGCGTAGTGTTGCTTGGACAACTCAGGCGTCACTTGCAGCAACTTCATGGCAACGATGTGCAATCCCTTGGCTTCGAATCGGGACAGCACGTCACCGATCAGGCGGCGTTGGACACAATCAGGTTTGAGCAAGACGAGGGTGCGTTGCATGACAGAAACACAAGGGTTCGAAAGGTTTTGAAAATCGGAAAGTTCGCCAAACAGACTCGGCGGAGCAGAAAAATAGTCAACGCAGCGTTTCGTCGGAACCCGTCACGGACGAGTCCGCTCTGGCGGTTCGTTCCAGCCACCGCAAAAGTAGTCCACCGGCCAATGTCGAGCCGCCCTCCCCGATCGTCCACCATCCTGGTGATCCTGACATCGCATCGACGACCCAATGCAGCACGCCAAACGCGATCGTTCCGAGAGCCGACCAGCGGATCAGGTCGCGATAACGTGGCAAGTCGGTGGAAAGAATGCACAGCAACGCCCCCACAAACCCGTACAGCAGCGACAAATTGCGAGCCAGGTAGAACGTCAACGGCGATTCCGGAAACGGATCGATGCCGAATTCCTGAGCGATCTCGATCATCCATTTTTCGGGCATGATCGCGGCGGCGAAGGCCAGCAGAGCGGACGCGCCGATGACCCGCAAAAACCATTTCAGTCGTTGATCAGGTGTCATCGGAGTCGGCCCATGGGGCTGGCGGTGGCGTTTCGCAGACCTGGATCGCGGAAACTGCGGCCGGAGGGATCTCGATCGCTCGGTGCCGATTCAAATCGACGAAGACCCAACGTGTTTGGACTTTGGCCAAGACGGTTTGATCGGCCGGACGAGTCACCCAGTAATGGCGTTGGCAGGAATATCGGTTCCAGCTTGGGATCCACGTCCGAATGATCAGCTCATCGCCCGCGAGCGCTGCGGCTCGGTACGTGATGTCGTGTCCTCGAACGACCCAGCCCAAACCGTCTTTCAGTGCGGCGGCCGCGTCCCAGCCCTCGGCGGCACTGTGGTCGCGGGCGGCCCACAACGTCCACTGCAAATAGCGGAGGTTGTGGACGTGTTGCTGGGCATCGATTTCGTCGTCGGCGACGGTGTGGTGCAGGTCGAAGAAAGCGTGAGGCATACGTGGGATTCGTTTGCAAATCGGCGAGCGGAGGGTTGGCAAAGTCATCCTATCGCAGCGTCACAGAAGCGTTGTAGCTGGATTCGCCAGAATTCAGATGGTTGACGTGGAGAGATCCGAATTCTGACGAATCCGGCTACGTTGAGGCGGGGATTTGCCACGGAGGCCACTGAGAGCACAGAGGTTGTGTTTCGGGTGTGATGGATGTCGCTTGAGTTGGTGCAGTTCTCTGTGAACTCGGTGTTCTCTGTGGTGGGAGAAGATTGCGGGTGGCCTTGCTGACGCGGCGGGTTGTGACGGGGGCGTCGTAGGCCAGGTTGTACCTGGCGGGGTGATTGGACGGACCGCGTTGGGTCTTGCGGGTGTGGTTGGACGCCTCGCTTTGTTTCAAAGCATCGGCTGGGTGCCAGGTAATAACCTGGCCTACGGGTGTAGCTGGATTCGCCAGAATTCAGATGGTTGAGGTGGTGAGATCCGAATTCTTGGCGAATCCGGCTACGTTGAGGGGGGATTTTGCCACGGAGGTCACTGAGAGCACGGAGGTTGTGTTATGGGGGCGGTGGATGTGGCTTAAGTTCGTGCTGTTCTCTGTGAACTCGGTGCTCTCTGTGGCAGGATAAGATTGCGGGTGGCCTTGCTAACGCGGCGGGTTGTGACGGGGGCGTCGTAGGCCAGGTTGTACCTGGCGGGGTGATTGGACGGACCGCGTTGGGTCTTGCGGGTGTGGTTGGACGCCTCGCTTTGTTTCAAAGCATCGGCTGGGTGCCAGGTAATAACCTGGCCTACGGTTGTCGCTGGATTCGCCAGAATTCAGATGGTTGAGGTGGTGAGATCCGAATTCTTGGCGAATCCGGCTACGTTGAGGCGGGGATTTTGCCACGGAGGTCACTGAGAGCACAGAGGTTGTGTTTCGGGTGTGATGGAAGTGGCTTGAGTTCGTGCAGTTCTCTGTGAACTCGGTGCTCTCTGTGGCAGGTGAAGATTGCGAATGCCACGACCGGCCGCGTTGGTGAGGTTCACGATTGGCAAAAAACTGAAAACCGCCGCGGTGGCCGCCGACCCACCAAGGTTTCCAGTGCGTAAGAATTGGTTCAGTGCGCAGTTTTGACTGCCATTTCCCGCCCCTGACCGCTGAATTTCCGATCCCACGCAGGAGTTTCTGATGCCAGTGCCCTCCCTTTTCGCCTCGTCGTCACGTTTGTTGGCACCCCTCGCGGCGGTCGGTTTGTTGACTGTTTTAACTTCCTGCGTTCAGGCCGCTCCGCCCGTCAGCGCAAATTCGGATGATCCGAATGCGAATCCAAATTTCAATGGCTTGCCTTTTGATTCCGAAATTGTCGAAGTCAAAACTCGTCCTGGTGAAGAAGTGGCGACATTGGCGGGCGGTTGCTTCTGGTGCACCGAAGCCGTCTTTGAGCGGATGGAAGGTGTCAATGATGTCGTATCCGGCTATATCGGGGGGAAAATCAAGAATCCCAATTACAAGCAAGTTTGCGGCAAGATGACGGGGCACGCCGAAGCGGTTCAGATCTACTACGACCCGAGCAAGACAAACTTTGAAGAGCTGCTCAAGGTGTTCTTTAAGACGCACGATCCAACAACGCTGAACCGTCAGGGAGCTGACGGCGGACCGCAGTACCGAAGCAGTATCTTTGTTCACAATGACGAACAGCGTGAGATCGCCAAGAAGACCATGGAAAAGTTGGGCGAAGAATACCGCGATCCGATCGTGACTTTGATCGAGCCAGCGACCAAGTTCTATGTCGCTGAAGAGTATCACCAGGATTACTACCGAAGGAATCCAAACGCGGGCTACTGCCAAGCCGTGGTTGCCGCCAAGGTCCGCAAGTTCAACCGGAACTTTGGCGACAAGATCAAAGGTTCAGGGAAGTAGAATCGCGGCCTGTTTCGTTGCACGCCGAGAAGCTCCTGTCGCTGTGTTTCTGCGGCGATGCGTTACATTGGGGGCATGTTTGAACCCAGCTCCTCGTCGACGACCGTCTCACAACTTCGTTCTCTTATTGGAGAGGCGTCGCAGTTGGTCGATGCCGCTTTTCAGTTGGGGGTTGCATCGTGCACCTCTCCCGAAACGAGGTCGTGCAGTTTATCGAGGCCGCGTTTTAGCGAGTTTCAGCATTTGAGCACCTCTCCCGAAACGACGTTTTGGGGGAGGTCGAGCGAGGCCGTTCAGGCGTACGCGAGGGAGGGGGCCGAGCATGGGAAGCGGCGCGGATTGCCCTCCCCCGGAAATCTCGCTGAACGCTCGCTTTCCGACCCCTCCCGCTGCACGGGCGGGGTTCTCAAGACGCTGCTGGCACAGCATTTACAAACGGCACGATTTCCCGGTAGGAGAGGCGAGAGCCCAATGGAAATGAATTGGGTGTTCGCGAAATTAGCGGCAGGGCGCGAGCCCTCCGGTCGCACACCGGGCGGCTCGCGCCGCTCCGCTAAGAGTCTCGCCCTAGCCCGAGTCGTCACGGCATCGTTGCTGTTCATCGTGGGGGCGGAAACGTTGTCAGCACAAGTCGTTCAGCTTCCCAGCGTTCGTCGATTCTCTTCCACCAGCAGCATGTTGATTCCCGATCGTGGGACGGGATCGATGGGTGGCGTTTCGTCATACCAAAGCGGTCGTTCTTCACGCGGCCGGTTTTCGCCAGGCGGAACACAAGGCGGAACACAAGGCGGAACACAAGGCGGAACACAAGGCGGAACACAAGGCGGAACACAAGGCGGAACACAAGGCGGAGCCACCCGGTCTGGCAATGCGTCGGTCTCGGTGACAATCATTGCCCACGATCAGATCGATCGGCAACTATTGGGGAACGCCGATCCGCGGCAATTGGCAAAGCGAACTGCGGAGCAAGAGACAATCGCGGACGTGAAGGCGTTGGTACAAAACGCGAGGCGGTTGTTGAAGACCGGCGATCGTTTGCGAGCCCAAGGTACTTATGAATTAGCACTTCATCGATTGGTCCGTTTGTCAAAACAAAGTCCGCCTTCGCAAACTTCATCGGGTCATGTTATGGCGGCGGAATCCTCCAATCCAAATTACATGTTGGCCTATGCCAGTCGTGAGTACGCACAGCATTTTGGTGAGCTTCCCACGTGGGTACCGGCTGATCGCAATTCGACATCTCGCATCGAAGGGGCAGGGCGCGAGCCCTCTGGTCACGCACCGGGCGGCTTGCGCCGCTCGGCTTACAGTTCGGGCAGCGTGCAACGGATTGCTGAGGTGACGCGGTGATTTCACGACAGATGGGCGTACGTTCCTGCCGCGATTTTTGTCGAAGGTTTGGAGTTGGATTGGGTGCCGGAGCGGACTTGTTGAAGCTATTGGAGAGCGAGGCCAAGCACGGATCGGCACAACAACGCGTTGCGATGACCAAGATCCGGGAGGGGGCCAAAGACGGTCACGCGATCAGTGAGATGATGCGGCATCAGAAGCCTTTCTTTCCGCCCTTGATGGTGGTGATGACGCGGGTCGGTGAAACGACTGGTAAACTCGAGCGGACCATGTTGGCGCTGTCCGAGCACTACGCCCAGCAATACACGCTGCGTCAAAACTTCCTCCGCGCAATCGCTTGGCCCGGACTTCAGTTGTTGATTGGTATCGGCGTGGTATCGCTGATGATTTGGATCATGGGTGTGCTGACCGCTCCGACCGGCGGTCAGATGACGGACATGCTTGGGTTTGGGTTGCGTGGGCCCAAAGGAGTTCTGATATTCTGGTCTTACATCGCTGTCGTGGTTGCGGTGTTTGGAGGGATCTACTTTGCGGTTCGCAAGAATGTTGGCGGGATCCAAAATGTAGTGCCGCTGGTGTATCAAATTCCAAAGATTGGTAGTGCGATTCAAACGATCACGTTGGCCCGGTTTGCTTGGACGTTGTCGCTCTCGTTGGATGCGGGGATCAATCCGATTGATTCGACGAGATTGTCGTTGGATGCGACTGACAGTTCGTATTATCGAAGCGGAGCGAAACCAGCCGAAGAGGCAATCCGCGGCGGGGCAACTTTGAGCGAGGCGCTAAATGAAACTCATTTGTTCCCCGAAGAATTCATCACCCAAATCGAAATCGCGGAGTTATCGGGAACGGACGCTGAGTCCATCGACCGATTGGCTCGGGACTACGACGAACGAGCCAAAGGGGCCATGCAAACCATCGCGGGAGTGGCGTCTGCTGTGATTTGGATGGGGGTCTCGATGTTCTTGATCTTCATGATTTTTCGCATCTTCGGGAACATCATGGGCTTCTATCAGCAGGGTTTCGAGCCGATTTAGCGGGAGGCGTCTTCGCAACGCTAGCCACTCGTTTATAGTCGTGAGTTGTTTCGCGAATCAGACAACACGATTGCTCCATCAAACCAGGATTTAAACAAGCCCGTGGTCGACAAAGAACAACCAGCCGAACGAACGCCCTTTTTTGTCGACAAGAACGCGCCTCACAACGAAGTCGACTTCGCTCGAATCGAATCGGCCGTGCGTGAGATTTTGGAAGCCGTCGGTGAGGATCCCGATCGCGATGGGTTGTTGGAAACACCAGAACGTGTCGCGCGGATGTACGCCGAAATGTTCGCGGGTTTGAAATCCGATCCCGGCCGTCACCTCGCGAAAGTGTTTGCGGAGGACTACGACGAAATTGTGTTGGTGCGAGACATCAGTTTTTGCAGCATGTGCGAACATCACTTGCTACCGTTCACGGGCAAGGCCCACATCGCTTATTTGCCGAGCGGCAAAGTCGTGGGCCTGAGCAAGTTGGCTCGCGTGGTCGAGGAAGTCGCTCGTCGTCCTCAGGTTCAAGAGCGATTGACCCACACGGTTGCCAACTTGATCGAGGATCGATTGTCGGCGCGAGGTGTTGCCGTGGTGGTTGAGTCGACTCACAGTTGCATGACGATGCGAGGCATTCGCAAACCCGGCAGCTTGTGCCTGACCAGTGCCATGCGAGGTGCTTTCAAGACGGATCCGAAGTCACGCGCCGAAGTCTTGGGGTTGATCAACCGCGCGGCGTCGTAGGGGATTGGCCTGGATTCAGTGTGGTCCCTCGCTGACGCGTCGGGTTGGGATTTCGTAACCGAATTCGCCAAGAATTCGTGCGGTGGGGCGGCCTTGCTAACGCGGCGGGTTGTGACGGGGGCGTCGTAGGCCAGGTCGTACCTGGCGGGGTGATTGGACGGACCGCGTTGGGTCTTGCGGGTGTGGTTGGACGCCTCGCTTTGTTCCAAAGCATCGGTTGGGGTGCCAGGTGAAACCTGGCCTACGGGTGTGGCTGGATTCGCGAGAATTCAGATGTGTCGACGTGGTGAGATCCGAATTCTGGCGAATCCGGCTACGGTTGGTGCGGGGATTTTGCCACGGAGGTCACAGAGAGCACGGAGGTTGTGTTGCGGGTGTGATGGATGTGGCTTGAGTTTGTGCGGTTCTCTGTGAACTCGGTGTTCTCTGTGGCAGGATAAGATTGCGGGTGGCCTTGCTAACGCGGCGGGTTGTGACGGGGGCGTTGTAGGCCAGGTTGTACCTGGCGGGGTGATTGGACGGACGTCGCTGGGTCTTGCGGGTGTGGTTGGACGCCTCGCTTTGTTCCAAAGCATCGGCTGGATGCCAGGTGATAACCTGGCCTACGGGTGTCGCTGGATTCGCCAGAATTCAGATGTGTTGACGTGGTGAAATCCGAATTCTGGCGAATTTGGCTACGTTGTGGTGGCCTTGCCGTTTTGCGTCATCAGGGACACCACGACCAAGGTGACCAGCGCCAACGGGATCGTCACGATACCGGGTTGGCTGAACGGCACGGGGCTGCTCAATGGATCGATGCCGTAAACCTTTTCGAAGGTGTCTGCGGACAACAAAATCCATCCCAGCGAACTGAACATGCCGACGATGACGCTGGCGATGATGCCTTGAGCGGTCGTGCGTTTCCAAAACAACAGCATGATCAGCGCGGGTAAGTTCGCACTGGCTGCGATGCTGAAGGCCCAACCCACCAAGTAGCTGACGTTCAGATTGCGGAACAGGATCCCCAGCACGATCGCGATGGCTCCCACCACCACGGCGGCGAGCTTCGCGATTCGAACCTGGCTGTTTTCACTGAACTCCATCCCCATCACACCACTCAGCAAGTCGTGGGCGACGGCTCCACTGCTGGCCAGAATCAAGCCGCTGACCGTTCCCAGAACCGTCGTGAAAGCGATCGCGGAAATGATGGCAAACAGCAGCCCACTCATCCCGCGAGCCAGCAACGGCGCGGCCATGTTGCTGTTCGTGACGTCCAGCGTTCCGCTGGTCATCGCACCAAGGCCCAGGTACAGCGTCAGGACGTAGAAGAACCCAATGCTGGTGATGCCAACGATCGTGCTCTTGCGAGCCGCAGCGGCGTCCTTGACCGTGTAGTAGCGAATCAAGATGTGCGGCAACGATGCGGTGCCGCAGAACAACGCCAGCATCAACGACAGGAAGTTGAACTTGCCCGTCCAGCTATCGCTGCGAATGCCAGCGAACCGTGGATGCTCGCCGGGCCGAAGGACTTGCGAACCACTGGTTGGCTTTTGATAGAAGACTTTGGTAGTCGAGCCATCTTCGTTCTTCAAGGTCTCGTTGCCCCACAGCACCACTGTGCTGCGATTGAGAACGTCGAAGAACTCGAGCGGACCGAGTGGTCCAGTTTCGGCTTGCCCGATGTACTCGTTCGGCAGCACCTTGATTCGACCGACTGGACGCAGGTGGCCTTCGCCAGGCTGGTCGCCTTTGGGGAGTCCACCGATCAAAGAGTCGCCGTTGGGCATCGTCGTGATCGACTGGGCTTCCGCAACGATCATCGTCCCGTTTTCTTGGATGTCAGCGCGGTACACGTCGTAGCCGTCGCCGTCCTCGCGAGTGAACTGAAGGTATTGATCATTGTCGGCCCAATTCGATGTCTCGACCAGTTCACGGTTCATGGCCTCCGCGATGGCTTGGCGATCAAACTCGCCGATCGAGAGGCTGCGAGATGGAAAGGACTCGTTATCGACTTTGAATCCTTGTTGCAGCACCATCACGACCAAGATCGCACTGAAGACAACCAGCAACGATCCTTTGAGGAACTGGACCCAAGTGGTCGAGACCATGCCGGCGGTGACCACGATCGTGATCACGACGGCGCCGACCAGCAGCACGCCGACCCAGTGTGGGAAACCCAGCAAGGGTTGAATCAGAACCCCGGCGCCGACCATTTGCGGGATCAGATAAAACACGCTGACGATCAGTGTGCTGATCCCCGCTGCGGCCTTGATCCCTCTGGAATCGAACTTGGCGTCGAGTGCATCGGCGAAGGTGAATTTGCCGAGTCGTTTCATCGGTTCGGCGATCACGAACAAGGCCACGATCCAGCCCGCCAAGTAACCAATCGAATACAGGAAACCGTCGTAGCCGTAGGCGGCGATCATCCCGCAAATGCCCAGGAACGATGCCGCGGACAGGTAGTCTCCCGCGAACGCGATCCCGTTGATGAACCAAGGGATTTGGCCATGGGCGGCGAAGTAGCCCGCCGACGATTTGGCTTTGCCACCCAGATAAAAACTCAGGCCGATCGTGAAGCCGACGAAGGCGAAGAAGACGACGACGGCCGTCATGGAAGGTTCGTAAATCATTCCGATGCCTCCGACGCTTGAGGCTCATCCGGGGTCTTCATTCCGTAGATCAGTGCCATGCCAATTGCGACCAAAATCAGCGCGAATCCGTAGACGATCGCCAAGTTCAAACCCGCGAAAACGATGGTGTCCATCGTCTCGGCTCGAAAGGCGTTCAGCAGCACAAACCCGCCGTAGAGCAACAGGTAGATGACGAACAAAACCAGGCCCAACCGGGAGGCTTTGACGGTGGCGGGAGTTGGCGTGGGTGCGTCGGAGGTGACCGATGCATCAGGTTCGGGGGCGGGATCGGAGGCGGACAAGGCGGGGACTTTTGCTACGAGGGGACGAGACGGCGATCATCGAACGACGCAGTCTATCCGAATCGATGAGGGTGTTGTGGTTGGAGGCGTTGTAGCCGGATTCGCCAAGAATTCGGAGGGTTGAGTTGGTGAGGTCCGAATTCTGGCGAATCCGGCTACGGCTGGGGTGGCCTTGCTAACGCGGCGGGTTATTACGAACGAATCCGGCTACGCGATGGATGGCATTGGCAGACGCAATCCGTCGTAGGCCAAGTGGACGTGATCGGGCAGCGAGGCTTCCACCGGGCCGTGATCGATGTCGTGGCCAAGATGAGTCAAGAAGGCTTGGCGTGGTTTCAGCTCTTCGATCACTTCGAGGGCTTCGTCGATGTTGAAGTGAGTTGGGTGCGGCGTGAATCGCAATGCATCCAAGACGAGCGTGTCGAGACCTCGCAGCCGATCCATGGACGTCTCGGAGATGTGATTGGTGTCCGTGCAATAGGCGAAGTCGCCCATGCGGAAACCCAGCACCTCGAAGTGCGGTCCGTGCTTCAGTGGAACGGGGGTGACGCGAACGCCGAGAACCTCAAACGGATCATCGTTGTTGATCGAGAGGATTTCGAGTTGCGGCCGTGATCCCGCGTGGGTTTGTTCACGCTGTGAAAACGCGTAGTCGTAGGACGTTCGAATTCGAGCTTCGACGTCCGCACGGCAGTACAGCGGAACGGGACGACCGAGCCGAAACGGAAACAACCGCAAGTCATCCAGCCCGTAAATGTGATCGGCGTGTTCGTGCGTGAACAGCACCGCGTGCACGAGCTTGACCTTTTCGCGAAGCAACTGCGTTCGCAAATCGGGCGGTGTGTCGATCAGCAGATTGCCCTCGGGCAAGCGGATCAGGATCGAGCAACGGGTTCGGTTGTTGTGCGGGTCGGTGCTTTGGCAAACATCACACTCGCATCCTATGGCGGGAACACCGACGCTGGTCCCGGTTCCCAAAAAGATCACCTCGGGAGTCGGGGCCGGGGAAGTTGGATTGGTCGCGGACGAGTCGGCTGGAGCAGGATCGGATGCGGTCATGCCGCGATGTTATCGCGGGTGAGCAGCCTCGTGCAGGTGAGGTGTTGAGCGGAGAACCGTTGAACGTTTGCCGGGGTGTGCAGGGGCGTCGTTGCAGCAGCGGGAGGCAACAATCGCGAAGCGAGGGCCGTTGTGAAGTGAGACGAGTGTTTCAGTTGCGGCGGCATAAAAAACGGACCGACCCAGGTTTCCCCGGGACGATCCGTTCGATTCGCGGTCAGCTGACTTCACGACCAACCCGATGCGCGGGTCAGCTGTTGGCGACGGCTTCTCCGTCTTCGACTGCTTCTTCACTCTCGTCGGCGTCCACTTCAAGCGGCGCGACAAAGCCGCCGGCTGCCAAGACCTTTTGCTTGATCTCATCGGAGACGTCGGGGTTCTCGATCAAGAAGTTGCGAGCCTTCTCTTTGCCTTGTCCCAGATAAGTGTCGCCGTACTTGAACCAGGAACCGCTGCGGTTGACGACCTTGTTCTCGGTTCCCAGATCCAGCAAATCTCCTTCGAAACTGATGCCATTGGAGTGCATCATGTCAAATTCAGCGATGCGGAACGGAGGTGCGACCTTGTTCTTGACGATCTTGGCTTTGACGCGTTGACCGACTTGCTCTTCGCCGTCCTTCAGGCTGCCAATCCGACGAACATCGATTCGGCACGAGCAATAGAATTTGAGGGCACGACCGCCGGGTGTGGTTTCGGGACTGCCGAACATCACGCCGACCTTTTCGCGGATCTGGTTGATGAAGACGACGGCCGATTTGCTTTTGGCGATCGCACCGGTCAGCTTCCGCATCGACTGGCTCATCAAACGAGCTTGCAGGCCCACGTGGCTGTCGCCAATCTCGCCTTCGAGTTCCGCCTTGGGCACCAAGGCCGCGACGGAGTCGATGATGATGACGTCGACAGCGTTGGATTTGACTAGCATCTCGCAGATCTGCATCGCCTCTTCACCGCTGCTGGGTTGGCTGACCAGCAGGCTGTCCAGTTCAACGCCCAGCTTCTTGGCCCAACTGGGGTCAAAGGCATGCTCGGCATCGATGATTGCCGCGATCCCGCCAGACTTTTGAGCTTCGGCACCGATGTGCAGAGCCAACGTCGTCTTACCGGAAGATTCCGGTCCGAAGACTTCGATGATTCGGCCTCGCGGGATGCCCTTTCCACCCAGAGCCATGTCGAGGCTGAGGCTGCCTGTGGAGATACAATCGATGGTCAGCTTTTGGGATGCTCCCAGCGGCATGATCGCACCGTCGCCAAACGATTTTTCGATCTGTTGAAGCGTCGTCTTCAGACCG of the Rhodopirellula baltica SH 1 genome contains:
- a CDS encoding type II secretion system F family protein, whose translation is MGVRSCRDFCRRFGVGLGAGADLLKLLESEAKHGSAQQRVAMTKIREGAKDGHAISEMMRHQKPFFPPLMVVMTRVGETTGKLERTMLALSEHYAQQYTLRQNFLRAIAWPGLQLLIGIGVVSLMIWIMGVLTAPTGGQMTDMLGFGLRGPKGVLIFWSYIAVVVAVFGGIYFAVRKNVGGIQNVVPLVYQIPKIGSAIQTITLARFAWTLSLSLDAGINPIDSTRLSLDATDSSYYRSGAKPAEEAIRGGATLSEALNETHLFPEEFITQIEIAELSGTDAESIDRLARDYDERAKGAMQTIAGVASAVIWMGVSMFLIFMIFRIFGNIMGFYQQGFEPI
- the msrA gene encoding peptide-methionine (S)-S-oxide reductase MsrA, giving the protein MPVPSLFASSSRLLAPLAAVGLLTVLTSCVQAAPPVSANSDDPNANPNFNGLPFDSEIVEVKTRPGEEVATLAGGCFWCTEAVFERMEGVNDVVSGYIGGKIKNPNYKQVCGKMTGHAEAVQIYYDPSKTNFEELLKVFFKTHDPTTLNRQGADGGPQYRSSIFVHNDEQREIAKKTMEKLGEEYRDPIVTLIEPATKFYVAEEYHQDYYRRNPNAGYCQAVVAAKVRKFNRNFGDKIKGSGK
- a CDS encoding acyl-CoA thioesterase gives rise to the protein MPHAFFDLHHTVADDEIDAQQHVHNLRYLQWTLWAARDHSAAEGWDAAAALKDGLGWVVRGHDITYRAAALAGDELIIRTWIPSWNRYSCQRHYWVTRPADQTVLAKVQTRWVFVDLNRHRAIEIPPAAVSAIQVCETPPPAPWADSDDT
- a CDS encoding sodium/solute symporter; translated protein: MIYEPSMTAVVVFFAFVGFTIGLSFYLGGKAKSSAGYFAAHGQIPWFINGIAFAGDYLSAASFLGICGMIAAYGYDGFLYSIGYLAGWIVALFVIAEPMKRLGKFTFADALDAKFDSRGIKAAAGISTLIVSVFYLIPQMVGAGVLIQPLLGFPHWVGVLLVGAVVITIVVTAGMVSTTWVQFLKGSLLVVFSAILVVMVLQQGFKVDNESFPSRSLSIGEFDRQAIAEAMNRELVETSNWADNDQYLQFTREDGDGYDVYRADIQENGTMIVAEAQSITTMPNGDSLIGGLPKGDQPGEGHLRPVGRIKVLPNEYIGQAETGPLGPLEFFDVLNRSTVVLWGNETLKNEDGSTTKVFYQKPTSGSQVLRPGEHPRFAGIRSDSWTGKFNFLSLMLALFCGTASLPHILIRYYTVKDAAAARKSTIVGITSIGFFYVLTLYLGLGAMTSGTLDVTNSNMAAPLLARGMSGLLFAIISAIAFTTVLGTVSGLILASSGAVAHDLLSGVMGMEFSENSQVRIAKLAAVVVGAIAIVLGILFRNLNVSYLVGWAFSIAASANLPALIMLLFWKRTTAQGIIASVIVGMFSSLGWILLSADTFEKVYGIDPLSSPVPFSQPGIVTIPLALVTLVVVSLMTQNGKATTT
- the recA gene encoding recombinase RecA, with the protein product MVKKPRMATPAASKGVKLDPGMKTILEKEPGLKTTLQQIEKSFGDGAIMPLGASQKLTIDCISTGSLSLDMALGGKGIPRGRIIEVFGPESSGKTTLALHIGAEAQKSGGIAAIIDAEHAFDPSWAKKLGVELDSLLVSQPSSGEEAMQICEMLVKSNAVDVIIIDSVAALVPKAELEGEIGDSHVGLQARLMSQSMRKLTGAIAKSKSAVVFINQIREKVGVMFGSPETTPGGRALKFYCSCRIDVRRIGSLKDGEEQVGQRVKAKIVKNKVAPPFRIAEFDMMHSNGISFEGDLLDLGTENKVVNRSGSWFKYGDTYLGQGKEKARNFLIENPDVSDEIKQKVLAAGGFVAPLEVDADESEEAVEDGEAVANS
- a CDS encoding DUF485 domain-containing protein gives rise to the protein MSASDPAPEPDASVTSDAPTPTPATVKASRLGLVLFVIYLLLYGGFVLLNAFRAETMDTIVFAGLNLAIVYGFALILVAIGMALIYGMKTPDEPQASEASE
- the folE gene encoding GTP cyclohydrolase I FolE; amino-acid sequence: MFRESDNTIAPSNQDLNKPVVDKEQPAERTPFFVDKNAPHNEVDFARIESAVREILEAVGEDPDRDGLLETPERVARMYAEMFAGLKSDPGRHLAKVFAEDYDEIVLVRDISFCSMCEHHLLPFTGKAHIAYLPSGKVVGLSKLARVVEEVARRPQVQERLTHTVANLIEDRLSARGVAVVVESTHSCMTMRGIRKPGSLCLTSAMRGAFKTDPKSRAEVLGLINRAAS
- a CDS encoding DUF1589 domain-containing protein; the encoded protein is MRQNSDLTTSTHLNSRESSHTRRPGFTWHPNRCFGTKRGVQPHPQDPTRSVQSPRQVRPGLRRPRHNPPR
- the ndk gene encoding nucleoside-diphosphate kinase; this encodes MQRTLVLLKPDCVQRRLIGDVLSRFEAKGLHIVAMKLLQVTPELSKQHYAEHVEKPFYPSLEEFITSAPVVAIALEGLEVIRVVRDMLGATNGLQAAPGTLRGDYSSSRQMNLVHASDSEESAQRELDLYFNADEFCDYSLVLTPFMRADDE
- a CDS encoding MBL fold metallo-hydrolase, encoding MTASDPAPADSSATNPTSPAPTPEVIFLGTGTSVGVPAIGCECDVCQSTDPHNNRTRCSILIRLPEGNLLIDTPPDLRTQLLREKVKLVHAVLFTHEHADHIYGLDDLRLFPFRLGRPVPLYCRADVEARIRTSYDYAFSQREQTHAGSRPQLEILSINNDDPFEVLGVRVTPVPLKHGPHFEVLGFRMGDFAYCTDTNHISETSMDRLRGLDTLVLDALRFTPHPTHFNIDEALEVIEELKPRQAFLTHLGHDIDHGPVEASLPDHVHLAYDGLRLPMPSIA